From the genome of Solanum pennellii chromosome 6, SPENNV200:
GAATTTAATTGGGGCATAGTAGCTGAAAGGCTTTAACCTTATAGCTAGTAGCCGTGAATATCCTCCTGTTCAATTGTACTTGGACCTTAAACATTTTAGTAGATTTATTCAGCATATTTGTCTGATTTACCTCTTGACAGATTAGGGAGCACTGCAATCAGAATAACACTTTGAATTAAAAGGAATCAAATTTTAGTTGAATGTGGCTTGGGTTACCTACTTATGTTGGATGGTAGCATAAAACGGGTGAAGAGAAATAGAGATAAAGTGTAGCAAGAAGAGTACCCTTCTGAATCTTATGTGGATTCCTTGTAATGTTTATGAACAGTAATGCCGAATCATAGAATATGTTTTATCAGTGTCTTGGTTCGGTAGCTATGAGATTGCGAAGAGTTAGGGAAGGGTTAAGATTGATATTGCTATTGTCTCCTGGAGTGTATCCCAAATCTGCTCTCTCTTGCCTTTCTGTATCTGGGTTTTGTATGAAACTCATGAAATTTATTCGCATACGTGATGGTTTACCTTGATTATCTGCTTTTTTCTCTTAATGTggttcctttttttatttttgaaactttTCAGGTATGGCCATATCCAGGTTTTAGAATACATTGGTCTTATGAAAGACTTATCTGAAAGCAGTTAGAAGAACTGTTTtccaagacttcccaaaattcAACTTATGCCAAAAAATCATTCCAGGAACTCAACAAAAAACCAACTCAGAATGTTTTAACATTTGAATGGAGAAAGCACAACTCGGAGCCCTACAGCAATCCGTCTTATCAAGTTAGTGCCCTTGAATGTTGTTTTAGCATCTCATTTTTAGTTATCAACTCAGGAGCATGTAAAAAGTGCAGTAAATTTATTGGTCCTAAAGGTACATTAATTGCCTATGCTTAATTATCAGCTGGGATCtacgtttatttttaattgtttcaatACTTTCAGACCGGTTCTATTGTCTCGACTTATCCACTTAGTCCTGTTCATGTTTCCCTACTTGTTATTATGAGATCTTAATGTTATTATGAGATCTTAAGTGATTGATTGCTTAGATAATTTGGCCAAGTTCTGAGCCCTtgattactactactactactactacctTTATTGCTAGATTTTCTTAAATGACTGAATGATTAGATAATATTACAGTAACGTCCTGTTCATCAAAATATCCATCATTTTAGAAATGCACATGAAAGAATGCATATTACATTACCACTTCCTGTGGATTCACTATCAATTTTTAATACCAGAATTGTTTTAAGTGATAGGTTACACGCAATTGTTGCAACTATGCTGGCTACATCAGTAAAAGGGATAGCCATAATCCATAGCATATTCAATCGACCTTCCAGTGGTGATTTGCAGCACAGCAGTGCCTGGCGCTGCACACATTAAAAATTCTGTTATTTATGGTCCATCTAagtattaatttgattcttttttcaGATATGAACTTGTGGATGGGCCTGTTTGGATAACATTGCCTCCAATTTATTAGAGTTGTGTCTATATGGCCACCAAAACAGGTATAGATTTCATTCTTCtagtattttttgttttctgtaTATCAGACTTAAGCAAAGAAAGTAGGGGAAAAAAGAGCTCTCCatagttctttttctttatttagtGCCGAATTTTCATACATCATCAGGGCGATGGTATATTTACAACTGATAATGTTGTCATGAAAGTCCCCCTATCTACCTGGGGGCTTGAAAATTACAAGTAACATACATCTCTTCACTCTTCAGATACTCTTATTTCTGCAGTGCAGCATACCATCTCAATGGTGTGATCCGGAGAGGAGGATGGTTTAGCGCTAACCGTTCAAAATGCCTAAACCACCGTTGGCGCTTTACGCTTGATATGCCGAGATGTTAACTCTGAATCCGTTCCTCCAAGCATTTCCCACATCACCTGTACATCCTCATATCCACAGGACTGTATATCACCTTGAAGCTTCAATAATCCAGCACCTGATGTAAACAAAAAGTAAGTCCCTTAGACTCTCCAATTCATTGCATCTTAGTCATTACTTATGTGACAGTGTCTCTTTTAAAAAGTCAGATTTAGAGAAAACAGGGGGAGAGGTTTTGAAAAAAACTAATTCATCCATAGTAGCTTCTTCCTATATGTTCATTAAATCAAGAGTAAGAAAAACACCGAATGCAAGTAAGTTTTATGACTAACCATCTTTACGAGGCTTGACACGAGCAGAAACAGCACCCCAAACACGTCTAACCGGAAAGACCATTTTTTGCCACAAATCCTCCATCTCCTCTCCTCTACTTGTATGTTTGGTTGAAAATTAAAGGGTTTATAGTGTGCTCTTTGTTGCAATAAAGAATGAAATGACTGGAGTTTAATAAAGGAGTGATGTGTTTTGCTTCCACTCTTGATGTGGGGTTTCACAAAAGCAGTTTAATTAGTGATAtggacaaatatatatataggaaaataGGGATGTATAAGTTTGAATGTTCTAACAACTCTGCAGACAAAATTTACCCCACtttggatttgatttttttttcactaaagaaacaaaaaatattcacCGACGCGACCGTCACAGTGCTTGTGTAAGAGATATTTTATTGCCACGAGTCACTTGTATTGTGGCTGCGCGGTATTTTGtcttagttaattatttatttggaCCGGCAaattacttttgaaatattttgaattgcTATAGTTTCTAAATATTTCaactttattttgaaaaaatgttgaagatattttaaaattttcatgatttttctttagtctaattataaaaattttgattaatatattttttattgatatgcAAAAGGATGGTAATTTATAgtgttttttatataatttttaagtatttaattttttttatttaaaatattaaattaatataaattaattaaattgacttttgaaaaatataacataacaaataaaaataagagtttGAATTCACATGAGTCGTTAGTTAGTTTAGTTCCGTGGAGACAATCTTTTTGGAACGGAGAGAGTATTTTGTGCTAGTGCTAGTCTTTTGACTTCTTTTGATACAACACATGTCATGTTTTCAGTGGgaaagaaacaagaaaatggaacctttatattataattaataataattagaaaaaatgtgTGGTTTGGACGGTTTGACTCTTTAGATTTTTGTGCCTCAAATCAAGAGAACATTAttagtgagtttttttttaaattaaaaattatttacccCCAAgtatagtaaaataaatatttttatattaatttaggattttttttatgGCATTGGCagtttaattttgttatatttgGTGTGAGTAGGTTTGGAGATGGGGTCAAGTAATGAGACCAAGATTCCTAATCGAAGAAATGGAAAAGGAAAGGAGTGAAAAGAAGTAGATATTTTTGTGTATTGAAGGATACGTGGAGTCTTTTGAGGCTCTATTATTTATTACGACTTTTCCCTACTGTCGGCAATGGGGTCTAACTCCAcgttttaatcaattttttccaTGGATTTTAGTTTGTAATAGTTTGACGTgagatatataaatataataattttaaaataagatattatttGTGGTTTTTTGGAGGATATTATGTAGTCTTTAGATTATTTATCTCATTGTTTATGTTATAGTGATAGAATAACTTATCTCATATACATGATTGAAATAATTTCAAGAGGTTTGATTGAATTTCTCTTTGTTATAAGATCACGTAATACAAATAAAGTAAAAGTTGATTAGATTATACTTTCGAACCTTTTAAGTATATAGTCTTACGTATAACTCAAATGATGTAACATTTAATGAGCAAATAACATAATTTCACTGGTTCAGGATCTAACTAGATGCTATCgctttatttatcaaattatctTTCATGCCACATCTTTTTCGTTAGATATATGTAGGTGATACATGTGAGTCAATTAGGTATAATTTATCTTAGATATATATTATATCCAAGCGTGATGATTTGGAAGAGCTTGGATGGGAATTAGTTTGGTCCAAACCGCGGTAATCAGCCCAACTATAGAATTCAGCCCAACAGTATGCGAGTGTGACTATTCAGTCCAGTTAGAGCGTTGGCTTGGAAAGAAACAGCGACCCATCATGAACCATTTTCCTAAAAATTCTAcctacacattttattttatcataatttctaaaattttctcatttttttaaaaataatcaaaaatccCTGAATACATCTCGATGATACATACGTATCCGTCCCCTCTCGGAATACACCCTTCCCCTATGTATCCGAATATCCATTGATGTATCTGGAAGTCGGATgatacactagctagtattATCTTTTGATCATTACGTCAGAAGAATATCTATAAATAAGGAAGAACCTGAAAGGTTTCATAGGTATGCAAGATGAGCTGCTAACTCGCGAACGGATCGATGCTAGCTTTTCCTAATAGTCAGAAAGCTCCAATCCTGACTTTTATAGTTGCACCATTGTCATCTCGTTCACCTGATAcctaaagggaaaaaaaaaacataattgaataaattaaatgttTATCTACTTTCATCAGATATCATACTTGTTTCACTTTATGTTCAATAGGAGCCTGTTTGCACATGTCATATAATTTAAAAGCAGATGAAGCATCAGATAGAAACGGATTGCACGTCTATGGTTTCTTCAAACAAAGACTAATGCAATAAACATGCCTAAATACACAGAATGAATTTGCATATGGTGGAAGATGCTCAATGCACAAATAAACTCACCAATGTCTTTCAGTTCATCATTCCGGAATAGATGCGCCTTACTATAAGCAAGAAATCAAAAAATGCACATAATAACTGCTGTAACATTGTTCTATACACCTGTTAAAACAATGCACTTAAAGTCAACATCAGCTCACCCGATCTGCAAAAATGCATCTTTCTCTGAACAGTTCAAGTTGGAACTCTTCTCATCCAAGGCCAAACACTTTGTTAGCTTAGCTCATCTTATTGGAACTCAGGCTTCCATTTCAGCATTGGAATTCTCCCCAATTGCTACACTCCTAAGTAAGGTAGTAGCTTATTCACTGCTTTGAGAGATTTTGATTGCACTGATACAGAAGAGGATTGGACAGCTTTAAAATACATTGACCTTAAAGCTCAGCTTCATAACATCGATAGTGATGTCATACATTTAAACTTCTTGATAAAGATAATACATATAAAGCTAGCTTGTGATTGAAGCGCAGTTGTTATATACTTGCCCGATAGTTATTAGAATACTGGTCAATGATGTGGTTGAGAACCATAAAGTcgcagagaaaaaaaaaactaggtgATTTTTTCCATGCATCTGTCTTATTCTTATAGTCTTGGTGGACAAAGTTACCTGGGTTTTCAGAAGATTCAGGAAACAATGAAAGAACTCTAGCTTACTGCAAGTTCAAAAATGGTTGCAGCAGACGCCAGAGTTGGAAAATAAAGAGTATCATATACCAAATCAATATCCAAGCAAACCACTTAAGCAAGTCTGTACTTTGTACCAACTAGTAAGGGACCTAAAGGTGCAAAACATTCACGAAGTGCCAGCAAATTTGAAGGAAAGCAGGATCATGAGGACATTCATGAAGCTGGTATAGATGACTACAGAGATAATGAGGAAAAGGAGACAGTCAACCAAGGCACAAGAAGTACTACTATCAATGAGGTTAATAACCAGATGATCTCTGCCACAGAAAACCCCTCCATCAGAGATAGAACCAAAAAAGAAGGCAATgctagaaaaaagaaaatgtctaAGAAAAAATCCAAAGTCATTGTCAAACCACCTTCAGTACAATAAACTGTTAAGAGCAAGAAAAGAACTGTCCTTTCTGAAAATGATGGTACTCAGGACGATGGGAATACTCCTAAAGAAAATAACGACGACAAAGAGCAAGTtgagtaaaagaaaatagaCGCAGAAGTTGTGGAGCTCAATGAGAATAACCAGGAGATGGTTCGAAAGAATGACAATGGTGAGACCAATGAAGCCGAAGCTAGCACTTGTGGTAACAGTCTTCAAGAATCTGCCGGgaacaagaaaacaaaactgACGATATTAATGGTGCTGATACATTTGTTGATAACACTAACAAGATTCAAAGTTCTAATAGcttaacttctgttatcaatgCCATGCCGGGATTGAATTTGGTGGTTGACCTCAACTCCAAATTTGTATTAAACGAAGACAGAGTCAACAATAACTCGGTAGCTGCCTTCGACACTGGAAAGGTTTCAAACCGGGACAAATCCAACAAAAAGTTAGTGACTGCCCTAAATGCTGAACAAGTCTCAAACCATAACAAAGTTGGCAAGATCATAAAAGAAACACCACAAATTGAAACCAGATCAAGCGATGagcagattaaaaaaaataagagaagagAGGGAGGAACAGAAAACATGCTGAAATTCAACTACAGGTCACATCTCCTAATAGTCACTGTTATGGTTACTGATGAACGTATACAAAGAGAAATGCATTACAAGGAGGACGTTGAAAATCAAGGCTTTTCTCCAGTTAtcaaaggaaaaaacaaaaacaagaagTATGACAAGATGAGCAAGGAAAATGGTAACAACCCTGCCAAGGCTAGGGATACAAAACAGTCTCGATAACCTTTATATTTAGTGTCATTTACTGGAACATCAGGGGAGTTAGAACCAAAAATGCTTTACCCAGACATAAGAAGCCGATCAAGTATTACAAAGTGGATTTTGTGGCCCTCTCAGAGCATATCCTGAGCATGAACAATATTCATATGCACATGAGATATCTTGGATATCAACACTGTATAGCTAACTCTAATGGACAAATATGGCTGTTGTGGACTGGCAGTATCAGACTTCTGTAATTGACAACTCAGATCAAcaaattattatcaaaatgCACCATGCTAATATTAGCAGTGATGTATTTGCTACTGCTGTGTATGCTAAGTGCACATCTGCTGAGAGGAAAGATCTTTGGGCTGATATAGAAAGAGTTCATCAAGTTGCCAAAGGTCCTTGCTGTAGCACtggtgattttaatgtcattctTGAACCTGATGAGAAATTCGGGGGCAGACCTCACAGGATGACTAATAGCCAGGACTTTAGTCGTTATATGGATAATTGTGAGGTCATGGACTTGGGTTTTATTGGTCCTAATGATATggaaaacaacaatgaatagCAAAAGAGAAGACATCCTCCAAGTAAAGAATTTGAGACTACACAATAAGAGTCTCCAATGCTTTAGAGACTTAAAGATGGTAGCTACAGAAGACATTGGAAAGAGTGATCAAACGTAAATATGGAAAAGGAAATGACTGGTGCACTTACCAGTTAGTCCAACTTATGGATTCACAGTTTAGAAACATAACATCGAAGCCCATGGGAGAAATCcttggacaatttttttttaaaaaaatggcaATGGAAAAAGAGAAACTATCTGGTAATAACAAAATATCAACATTACATGGAAAGTACATTTTCTAACGTATATGGGCTGGAGACAATGAAAGCACTAGAGCAGAGTACCTATGTTGAGGGAACTGGAAATTCCAGTACAAAGGAGAAGCAATAACGGGACGAGTAGTAGAGTTAATCAACTGATAGAACTCCTCAAGCATGTTAATCAGAGTGGTAACCTGCAATCGATGGAAATAGGGATAGCAGTTTTCAGAAAGATCATGCTATAGCTTGCAAAGAGAAACAGTTAGGGAATAGCAGCAAGAGGACTTACCAATAAGGAAAACAAAAGCACCATCAAAAGTGGCTTGGCTCTGGATGGACTGCAGTACGTATTGCATGCTCAAACTCAGGATAATTTGCAGAAAAGAACTTAGATACATATGGCAGGGTCTATGGATGCATTAGACAGCCAGAAAGGCAGAAAATGAGGAAGAAACAGAGAACAATCAGGAGAACAAGAACTCATAGATGCTTATAAGGAAAGCAAAAGACTTATCTTTGTAAACTATAGATGTCTACAAGATTTTAATCTTAGAGGGTGTTGTTTGTAatatcaattattaaaaaagtttcagttataaatatgatatttacaGCAGTTTACAATTGAAGCATGGATCAAAGCAAATTCATTAAAGTTACTAAACTTCGTAACTAGCAAAATGGGATGCAAGAATCAAATGTAGAGTTAATATCTGCAAACTGTATCTCATAAGCCTCAACCATTTTGagaaatcacaactagaattGCTTAAGTATGATAACATTCaaacaacatattaaaataaatagattaatttaactttatattGATAATTTGTTAAAAACAATGATAAATAACTAGCTAAAAAACCAAAACAAAGAGAGCTGCCATATGATGTGAGTAAAACCGCATTATGATCCGAATGATGGGTTAACCCATGTTGGCGGGCAAACAGGACTTAATGACACCCCAGAATAAAAAGATTCAACCTTTCCATTTTCAAAATTGTAAACCCCCATATCTTTTCCACCACCTGCTTCCAAGGCGAAATAGCTCTCAAATACATCATCTGTGAAATAAATGTGATTAGGTTTCAGCCCTGTAACCATAGCAGTTGCTCCATTCCGTcccaaaaaaattgttgaatctCCTAAAGTATTAATCTCGTTCAATTGATCTTTGATTATATCTATTTCAAATACCTTAAACTTAATGGTTTCATAATCACTAGTATATGTGTTATTCAAAAATCGAATAAGAAGTAACAGTGCACCAGATATCTCAACAAAGTAGTACTGAGTATCCGGTTGATGTAATATAGGATCTTTCAGACGAGTAAGTCGACGCGGCACTACAATTGGTCGAGGAATGCTACAGCCTGGAACATCAAAAACCCATAACTCGCCATCATAATTAAAAGCATAAAATTTACCCTTATAGTGAAAGAGACTGTTGAATCTAGCATTTCTTCTCATGACAATTTTAGTCCAGTTGACGTCTCCCGGTCGCCAAAAGGCGAGATCACCTCTACCATATGTAAGATCGGAAATCACGAGCACATAATCTGATGTAAGAGAAGGATTTACAGATAAGACAGCTTTGTCAATTGTGTAATGAGTTATTTCTGCGTCTTTTTGTAAAGACTCCTTTAGGGCTTTTTGTGAAGGAAGTTGAATCTGGGTACGGGAAAATAGATGAAACAAGTTAAATTCTCCTGTACATGAGTCTGTAAACATCCAACCTCCCTCTGATGGAAAACATCTTCGCCCTCTAATTTCTGGGAGAAATATGCGtgaaattttgtttttggaaaGAGAGTAAAATTCTCTATAATCATCATCTTTATCTGCTAGCATAAGCAATGGAATTTGTGGTGAGGATACATCAAAATTATCTCTTGTGGCAGCAGTTCGCCATGAGATACAAACAGCACCAAAAGCAATAAAATCTTCAATCACTTTAACACGCTCGACAACTGTACTAATGAGGTCGGGTGGCAATTCTGACAAGTTCGCCATATAAATAGTTAAAGAAGAGACTACAAAGGGGCAAGAGGAGAATGGTAATTGGTAAGGGTTTGGAGGGGATTTATGTAGGCAGACGTGAGGCTTAGACGGACAAGGATTTGAAAATACATAAATGGACAAGTTTAATGTTCATAAGTAGTAATCCAATTT
Proteins encoded in this window:
- the LOC107023246 gene encoding uncharacterized protein LOC107023246, whose product is MEDLWQKMVFPVRRVWGAVSARVKPRKDGAGLLKLQGDIQSCGYEDVQVMWEMLGGTDSELTSRHIKRKAPTVV
- the LOC107023245 gene encoding uncharacterized protein LOC107023245 isoform X2, translated to MANLSELPPDLISTVVERVKVIEDFIAFGAVCISWRTAATRDNFDVSSPQIPLLMLADKDDDYREFYSLSKNKISRIFLPEIRGRRCFPSEGGWMFTDSCTGEFNLFHLFSRTQIQLPSQKALKESLQKDAEITHYTIDKAVLSVNPSLTSDYVLVISDLTYGRGDLAFWRPGDVNWTKIVMRRNARFNSLFHYKVQSKSLKAVNKLLPYLGV
- the LOC107023245 gene encoding uncharacterized protein LOC107023245 isoform X3 codes for the protein MANLSELPPDLISTVVERVKVIEDFIAFGAVCISWRTAATRDNFDVSSPQIPLLMLADKDDDYREFYSLSKNKISRIFLPEIRGRRCFPSEGGWMFTDSCTGEFNLFHLFSRTQIQLPSQKALKESLQKDAEITHYTIDKAVLSVNPSLTSDYVLVISDLTYGRGDLAFWRPGDVNWTKIVMRRNARFNSLFHYKVHPEPSHF
- the LOC107023245 gene encoding F-box protein At2g26160-like isoform X1 codes for the protein MANLSELPPDLISTVVERVKVIEDFIAFGAVCISWRTAATRDNFDVSSPQIPLLMLADKDDDYREFYSLSKNKISRIFLPEIRGRRCFPSEGGWMFTDSCTGEFNLFHLFSRTQIQLPSQKALKESLQKDAEITHYTIDKAVLSVNPSLTSDYVLVISDLTYGRGDLAFWRPGDVNWTKIVMRRNARFNSLFHYKGKFYAFNYDGELWVFDVPGCSIPRPIVVPRRLTRLKDPILHQPDTQYYFVEISGALLLLIRFLNNTYTSDYETIKFKVFEIDIIKDQLNEINTLGDSTIFLGRNGATAMVTGLKPNHIYFTDDVFESYFALEAGGGKDMGVYNFENGKVESFYSGVSLSPVCPPTWVNPSFGS